One window from the genome of Deinococcus sp. NW-56 encodes:
- a CDS encoding type ISP restriction/modification enzyme encodes MAPSTPKAAFSEYVKAIRKAHGKGTPENTYLPLLVALLDSLLPDYEVITHPGKDEGGLPDFALRERGGAENVALGEAEALDTPLARNAHGQGQAQRYAAQAPTLLTNFHEFVVLDGPAELGRYTIPHAELTGDSKPAALVAAHLEGLAGLLNVWATARGSLSRPEKIAGLLAYYARQALDNLEGQDDDALAPLRKAMEDALGTSFSLPRLEKGRRSAEQQRRDEANWAAKQAELNHFFRSSLVQALFYGLFAGWVTAARAGKGAQVTRENIADDLHIPVITLLLDEVNTSRKLTRLDLRAPVDRAVELLRRVDAEPFLQSFQNGEAVTYFYEPFLEAFDRDLKKDLGIWYTPPEIIRYQIGHVHRLLQTHLNLPLGLLDPGVTILDPATGTGGYLLELGRFLHAELHKEGRGRVGARLKEAFQTRIFGFELLPAPFAIAHLQLALLLAEAGAPLGQTPGGDDERVNVLLTNSLNGWAPNPNKPATLYPELAEEQERTEGVKQARRIMVMIGNPPYARFADMPDHPEELALIAPYKACLRESWGVRKQLLDDLYIRFLRLAEWRVAEHGQEGVVSFITNRSYLTGISHPVMRQHLLTRFDHIYIDDLHGNQRAHKAGDGSVFTTGTSGGIRVGVAVGTFVKLRDGAGRSGTERDAPCAKVHYREYRGSGAQKRAALLGEDNPYAPAFTPSRAHRYILKPLQGEDAYWEWPTLEEVFPVQFIGVHTGKDEAVTGFSQAELVERFTRYYDAELSDAEIATQQPRLMTPANEYSDPGAVRATLIKQAFEDRSTPYQYRPFDLRWIWYEEESKLVQRKNLNFKRQIDDKNVFLYSTQTMRRGYSPPFAGRTLSDLHLFDPDAVAFPLRLRFKHFVSDTEYQYLPNLADFYDDLARAGVLKVAAPKAGSACEPLPRPGPVLARYGAVRGADGKPNALAWELAEQVFYHTLAVLSAPAYREEHAEYLAEDWPRVPMPQERAVLAQSSEAGRRVAALLDPGARPTLPGGVGRLVRAGRDTEAQESDLSIGPKPRYDEAREVYVLSETLELAGVPGRVWAYTLGGYPVLKNWVEYRRGRRLTLDDADWLESVVRRITALLDLGPELDAGYAAAKASSSTPGHSADARPASQP; translated from the coding sequence ATGGCTCCCAGCACCCCCAAAGCGGCGTTTTCCGAGTACGTCAAGGCCATCCGCAAGGCGCACGGCAAGGGAACACCGGAAAATACCTACCTGCCGCTGTTGGTGGCGCTGCTGGACAGCCTGCTGCCCGACTACGAGGTCATCACCCATCCGGGCAAGGACGAGGGCGGCCTGCCCGATTTCGCCCTGCGCGAAAGGGGCGGGGCCGAGAATGTCGCGCTGGGGGAGGCCGAGGCCCTGGACACCCCGCTGGCGAGGAACGCGCACGGCCAGGGGCAGGCGCAGCGGTACGCCGCACAGGCCCCAACCCTGCTGACCAACTTTCACGAGTTCGTGGTGCTGGACGGCCCGGCCGAGCTGGGGCGCTACACCATTCCCCACGCCGAGCTGACAGGGGACAGCAAACCTGCCGCGCTGGTGGCGGCGCACCTGGAGGGCCTCGCGGGGCTGCTGAACGTGTGGGCCACGGCGCGGGGCAGCCTGAGCCGCCCGGAGAAGATTGCCGGGCTGCTGGCCTACTACGCCCGGCAGGCCCTGGACAATCTGGAAGGCCAGGACGACGACGCGCTCGCGCCGCTGCGAAAGGCGATGGAGGACGCGCTGGGCACCAGCTTCAGCCTGCCGAGACTCGAGAAGGGAAGGCGCAGCGCCGAACAGCAGCGCCGCGACGAGGCGAACTGGGCCGCGAAACAGGCGGAGCTGAACCACTTCTTCCGCTCCAGCCTGGTGCAGGCGCTGTTTTACGGCCTCTTTGCCGGGTGGGTCACGGCGGCGCGGGCGGGCAAGGGCGCACAGGTCACCCGCGAGAACATCGCCGACGACCTGCATATCCCCGTCATCACGCTGCTGCTCGACGAGGTCAACACCTCCCGCAAGCTGACCCGGCTGGACCTGCGGGCACCCGTGGACCGCGCGGTGGAACTGCTGCGCCGGGTGGACGCCGAGCCCTTCCTGCAAAGTTTCCAGAACGGCGAGGCGGTCACCTACTTTTACGAGCCGTTTCTGGAAGCGTTCGACCGCGACCTCAAGAAAGACCTGGGCATCTGGTACACGCCGCCCGAGATCATCCGCTACCAGATCGGGCACGTTCACCGGCTGCTGCAAACGCACCTCAACCTCCCCCTGGGCCTGCTGGACCCCGGCGTGACCATCCTCGACCCGGCCACCGGCACGGGCGGCTACCTGCTGGAACTGGGCCGCTTCCTGCACGCCGAGCTGCACAAGGAGGGCCGGGGACGCGTCGGCGCACGGCTCAAGGAAGCCTTCCAGACGCGCATCTTCGGCTTCGAGCTGCTGCCCGCCCCCTTTGCCATCGCGCACCTGCAACTCGCGCTGCTGCTGGCCGAGGCGGGCGCTCCCCTCGGGCAGACTCCGGGCGGCGACGACGAGCGGGTCAACGTCCTGCTGACCAACAGCCTGAACGGCTGGGCACCCAACCCCAACAAGCCCGCCACGCTGTACCCCGAACTGGCCGAGGAACAGGAACGGACCGAGGGCGTCAAGCAGGCCCGGCGAATCATGGTCATGATCGGCAACCCGCCCTACGCCCGCTTTGCCGACATGCCCGACCACCCCGAGGAACTGGCCCTGATCGCCCCCTACAAGGCCTGCCTGCGCGAGAGCTGGGGCGTCCGCAAGCAACTGCTCGACGACCTGTATATCCGCTTCTTGCGGCTGGCCGAGTGGCGGGTGGCCGAGCACGGCCAGGAAGGCGTCGTCAGTTTCATCACCAACCGCAGCTACCTCACGGGCATCAGCCATCCGGTCATGCGTCAGCACCTGCTGACCCGCTTCGACCACATCTATATCGACGACCTGCACGGCAACCAGCGTGCCCACAAGGCGGGCGACGGCAGCGTCTTTACCACCGGCACCAGCGGCGGCATCCGCGTGGGCGTGGCGGTGGGAACGTTCGTCAAGTTGCGGGACGGAGCGGGACGGAGCGGGACGGAGCGGGATGCACCTTGTGCCAAGGTGCATTACCGCGAATATCGGGGCAGCGGCGCACAGAAAAGGGCCGCCCTGCTGGGGGAAGACAATCCCTACGCCCCGGCCTTCACCCCAAGCCGCGCCCACCGCTACATCCTGAAACCCCTTCAGGGTGAGGATGCTTACTGGGAATGGCCGACGTTGGAGGAAGTGTTCCCCGTTCAATTCATCGGTGTTCATACAGGCAAGGATGAGGCGGTGACTGGCTTTTCGCAGGCCGAACTTGTTGAGAGATTCACCCGCTATTACGACGCCGAGCTTTCTGATGCCGAAATCGCCACACAGCAGCCACGCTTAATGACGCCTGCCAATGAATACAGCGATCCGGGCGCAGTGCGAGCGACACTCATCAAACAAGCCTTCGAGGACCGTTCGACGCCGTATCAATACCGGCCCTTTGATCTGCGGTGGATTTGGTACGAGGAAGAATCGAAGCTCGTACAGCGTAAAAATCTGAACTTCAAACGTCAGATTGACGACAAAAACGTCTTCTTGTATTCAACGCAAACGATGCGTCGCGGCTACAGTCCACCCTTTGCCGGACGCACCCTCTCGGATTTGCACCTGTTCGACCCAGATGCTGTGGCCTTCCCCCTCCGCCTCCGCTTCAAGCATTTCGTGTCCGATACCGAATACCAGTACCTGCCCAATCTGGCCGACTTTTACGACGATCTGGCGCGGGCGGGGGTGCTGAAGGTGGCGGCCCCCAAAGCGGGGTCGGCGTGCGAGCCGCTGCCCAGGCCGGGGCCGGTGCTGGCGCGGTATGGGGCGGTGCGCGGGGCAGACGGGAAACCGAATGCGCTGGCGTGGGAACTGGCGGAACAGGTCTTCTATCACACGCTGGCGGTGCTGAGTGCGCCCGCCTACCGCGAGGAACACGCCGAGTATCTGGCCGAGGACTGGCCGCGCGTGCCGATGCCGCAGGAACGGGCGGTGCTGGCCCAGAGCAGCGAGGCAGGACGCCGGGTGGCGGCGCTGCTCGATCCGGGGGCGCGGCCCACCTTGCCGGGCGGGGTGGGCCGACTGGTGCGGGCGGGCCGCGACACCGAGGCCCAGGAAAGCGACCTGAGCATCGGCCCGAAGCCCCGCTATGACGAGGCGCGGGAGGTGTATGTGCTGTCGGAGACGCTGGAACTGGCCGGGG
- the aguB gene encoding N-carbamoylputrescine amidase: MTQNVNLAVIQMHMTDQLEDNLTRAEAHVREAARQGAQVVLLPELFENLYFCQVEREDYFGLAHPLDDHPFVGRFQNLAQELGVVLPLSYFERAGQAHYNSLVCIDADGAILGNYRKTHIPDGPGYEEKYYFATGDTGFRVWPTRFGRVGVGICWDQWYPETARAMMLMGADFLLYPTAIGSEPAEVETPNNYQMWQRAMVGHAVSNSTYVGSSNRIGTERVGDLTQTYYGHSFISDYTGEIVAEFGETEEGPLLHTLDLAEARKFRAGMGFFRDRRPELYGVLMTTDGVTKRG; encoded by the coding sequence ATGACCCAGAACGTCAATCTGGCCGTGATCCAGATGCACATGACCGACCAGCTCGAGGACAACCTCACCCGCGCCGAGGCCCACGTGCGCGAGGCGGCCCGGCAGGGAGCGCAGGTCGTGCTGCTGCCCGAGCTGTTCGAAAATCTCTACTTCTGTCAGGTCGAGCGCGAGGACTACTTTGGGCTGGCGCATCCGCTCGACGACCATCCCTTCGTGGGGCGGTTCCAGAACCTGGCGCAGGAACTCGGGGTGGTGCTGCCGCTCTCGTACTTCGAGCGGGCGGGGCAGGCGCACTACAACTCGCTGGTGTGCATCGACGCGGACGGGGCCATTCTCGGCAACTACCGCAAGACCCACATCCCCGACGGCCCCGGCTACGAGGAAAAGTACTACTTCGCCACCGGGGACACCGGCTTCCGGGTCTGGCCGACCCGCTTCGGGCGCGTGGGCGTGGGCATCTGCTGGGACCAGTGGTACCCCGAGACCGCCCGCGCGATGATGCTGATGGGCGCGGACTTCCTGCTCTACCCCACCGCCATCGGCTCTGAACCCGCCGAGGTCGAGACGCCGAACAACTACCAGATGTGGCAGCGGGCGATGGTCGGGCACGCGGTGAGCAACTCGACCTACGTGGGGTCCTCCAACCGCATCGGCACCGAACGGGTCGGGGACCTGACGCAGACCTACTACGGGCATTCCTTTATCTCCGACTACACGGGCGAGATCGTGGCCGAGTTCGGGGAGACGGAGGAAGGACCGCTGCTGCACACCCTCGACCTTGCGGAGGCGAGAAAGTTCCGCGCCGGGATGGGCTTTTTCCGCGACCGCCGCCCGGAGCTGTACGGCGTGCTGATGACGACAGACGGGGTGACCAAGCGGGGTTAG
- a CDS encoding GNAT family N-acetyltransferase, which translates to MDRGVIALGDGDEARPLSYAAYRDACARLEGRIFGGGWGYAFDPPAKPPPPLGETFQWGLYHGDGLVGWHHAHARDERTVYMADTGILPEHQGQGLYTRLLPHVLDVYRDAGYTLVTSHHRATNNRVIIPKLRAGFFVQGLNLYEGGLNVALTLSLDPAYRDAMHVRSGLRQASGEAARRLGLGELAEHAAPMPPHLPLPPEAGAGVDLGNGYTLHPVPEPIFRAVYAELEAAAYATVSFDWRAPAPLPPLDVPRYAWLVVHAGEVVGWQLSRQWDTRTAYMVNTALLPGHRGRGAYSRLLPVVLDFLRGQGYALVRSHHHATNTAVLLPKLRAGFCLQGMQVDEHGVTAVLIHAFDPVYRAYMDARSGLTRPAGEVARRLGMTPQEDHP; encoded by the coding sequence GTGGACCGGGGAGTGATCGCGCTGGGGGACGGGGACGAGGCCCGCCCCCTCTCCTACGCCGCCTACCGCGACGCCTGCGCCCGGCTGGAGGGTCGCATCTTCGGCGGCGGTTGGGGCTACGCCTTCGACCCACCCGCCAAGCCCCCACCGCCACTGGGGGAGACATTCCAGTGGGGGCTGTACCACGGGGACGGGCTGGTCGGCTGGCACCACGCCCACGCGCGGGACGAGCGCACCGTCTACATGGCCGACACGGGAATCCTGCCCGAGCACCAGGGACAGGGCCTCTACACCCGGCTGCTGCCGCACGTGCTGGACGTGTACCGGGACGCCGGATACACGCTGGTGACCAGCCACCACCGGGCGACGAACAACCGCGTGATCATCCCCAAACTGCGGGCGGGGTTCTTCGTGCAGGGCCTGAACCTGTACGAGGGGGGCCTGAACGTGGCCCTGACCTTGAGTCTGGACCCGGCCTACCGGGACGCGATGCACGTCCGCAGCGGCTTACGGCAGGCGAGCGGGGAGGCGGCGCGGCGGCTGGGCCTGGGCGAACTGGCCGAACACGCCGCGCCCATGCCCCCCCACCTCCCCCTGCCCCCTGAGGCAGGAGCCGGGGTGGACCTGGGGAACGGCTACACCCTCCACCCCGTGCCGGAGCCGATCTTCCGCGCGGTCTACGCCGAGCTGGAGGCCGCCGCCTACGCGACTGTCAGCTTCGACTGGCGTGCCCCCGCGCCCCTGCCGCCGCTGGACGTGCCCCGTTACGCCTGGCTGGTCGTCCACGCGGGCGAGGTCGTGGGCTGGCAGCTCTCGCGGCAGTGGGACACCCGCACCGCGTACATGGTGAACACGGCGCTGCTGCCGGGGCACCGGGGCCGGGGCGCGTACTCGCGGCTGCTGCCCGTCGTGCTGGACTTCCTGCGGGGGCAGGGCTACGCGCTCGTCCGCAGCCACCACCACGCCACCAACACCGCCGTGCTGCTGCCCAAGCTGCGGGCGGGGTTCTGCCTTCAGGGGATGCAGGTGGACGAACACGGGGTGACCGCCGTTCTCATTCACGCCTTCGACCCCGTGTACCGTGCCTACATGGACGCCCGCAGCGGCCTGACCCGGCCTGCCGGGGAAGTGGCCCGGCGCCTCGGAATGACCCCACAGGAGGACCACCCATGA
- a CDS encoding agmatine/peptidylarginine deiminase, which translates to MQHFSPTDPTPRERGFVMPAEWAEHAATWMSWPADDELWFGHLAGVRGDYAELVRTIARFEPVHLLVRDEESETDARGRLGGARVTYHRVPLDDSWIRDNGPIFVRDGQGRVSLVNWRFNSWGGKFEWENDDRIPEHVAAHLKLPHWDRPEVLEGGGIEVNGAGVGLTTRSCLLTDTRNPGLTEAEYAALLRDTLGVEKLLWLDGGLENDHTDGHIDTITRFVDERTIVTSVAEDESDPNFAVMAKNLAELREMTDLSGEPFRIVELPLPATRLEGAEGRLPPTYANFYIGNGFVAVPLYNDPNDERALEVLRPLFPDREVIGLPSRNIIEGGGSFHCLTQQQPAGTLWTGE; encoded by the coding sequence ATGCAGCACTTCTCCCCCACTGACCCCACCCCGCGCGAGCGGGGCTTTGTCATGCCCGCCGAGTGGGCCGAACACGCCGCGACGTGGATGAGCTGGCCCGCCGACGACGAACTGTGGTTCGGCCACCTCGCCGGGGTGCGGGGCGATTACGCCGAGCTGGTGCGGACCATCGCCCGCTTCGAGCCGGTGCACCTGCTGGTCCGCGACGAGGAGAGCGAGACGGACGCGCGGGGGCGGCTGGGAGGAGCGAGGGTGACCTACCACCGAGTTCCGCTGGACGACTCATGGATTCGGGACAACGGCCCGATTTTCGTGCGCGACGGGCAGGGCCGCGTCTCGCTGGTGAACTGGCGCTTCAACTCCTGGGGCGGCAAGTTCGAGTGGGAGAACGACGACCGGATTCCCGAACACGTCGCCGCCCACCTGAAGCTCCCTCACTGGGACCGCCCGGAGGTCCTTGAAGGCGGCGGCATCGAGGTCAACGGAGCGGGTGTGGGCCTGACCACCCGCTCGTGCCTGCTCACCGACACGCGCAATCCCGGTCTGACGGAAGCCGAGTACGCGGCGCTGCTGCGCGACACGCTGGGAGTCGAGAAGCTGCTGTGGCTCGACGGCGGCCTGGAAAACGACCACACCGATGGGCACATCGACACCATCACCCGCTTCGTGGACGAGCGGACCATCGTGACGAGCGTGGCCGAGGACGAGTCGGACCCCAACTTTGCGGTTATGGCGAAGAATCTGGCCGAGCTGCGGGAGATGACCGACCTCAGCGGCGAACCCTTCCGCATCGTGGAACTGCCCCTGCCCGCCACCCGGCTGGAGGGGGCCGAGGGGAGGCTGCCGCCCACCTACGCGAACTTCTACATCGGCAACGGCTTCGTGGCCGTGCCGCTCTACAACGACCCCAACGACGAGCGGGCGCTGGAGGTGCTGCGGCCCCTCTTCCCGGACCGGGAGGTGATCGGCCTGCCCAGCCGCAACATCATCGAGGGCGGCGGGTCCTTCCACTGCCTGACCCAACAGCAGCCCGCCGGGACGCTGTGGACCGGGGAGTGA
- a CDS encoding ribonuclease R family protein, protein MTSPSPALPDLTPAQRTEVELLARGKAEKSRTLRDLGQPETPEAAHALLLRLGLWDEARTPYADRLGAALQDVALPVPDFAPEPRLDLTHLPAFAIDDEGNRDPDDAVGLEDLGGGLTRLWVHVADVAALVPADSPLDQEARARGATLYLPDRTVGMLPDGVVERAGLGLHETSPALSIALDLDADGNADAVDVHLTTVRVTRLTYTQAQERLEAGEEPFVSLARLARASRELREGEGALSIDLPEVRVKADEHGAAVLPLPKPEMRFVVQECMTLAGWGAAIYADDHSLALPFATQDAPTREVCGDTLPAQWARRKTLARTRFQPAPGPHHGMGLDLYAQATSPMRRYLDLVVHQQLRAHLTGGEALGGKAVAGRVAQAGMNADATRQAERLSRRHHTLRFVAAQPEREWDAVVVDRRGPQATLLIPELAFDVPVSTPAAPGTALKVRLSDVNLPALSVRARVVG, encoded by the coding sequence ATGACCAGCCCTTCGCCTGCCCTGCCGGACCTCACGCCTGCCCAGCGGACGGAGGTGGAGTTGCTCGCGCGGGGCAAGGCGGAAAAGAGCCGGACCCTGCGCGACCTGGGACAGCCAGAAACACCGGAAGCCGCCCACGCCCTGCTGCTGCGGCTGGGGCTGTGGGATGAGGCGCGGACGCCCTACGCCGACCGCCTGGGGGCCGCGCTGCAAGACGTGGCGCTGCCTGTCCCCGACTTCGCCCCGGAGCCCCGGCTGGACCTGACCCACCTGCCCGCCTTCGCCATCGACGACGAGGGCAACCGCGACCCCGACGACGCGGTGGGCCTCGAAGACCTCGGCGGGGGGCTGACCCGGCTGTGGGTCCATGTGGCGGACGTGGCCGCGCTCGTTCCGGCGGACAGCCCGCTCGACCAGGAAGCGCGGGCGCGGGGCGCGACCCTCTACCTCCCCGACCGCACAGTGGGGATGCTGCCGGACGGGGTGGTCGAGCGGGCGGGCCTGGGACTGCACGAGACTTCACCTGCCCTGTCCATCGCGCTGGACCTCGACGCGGACGGAAATGCCGACGCGGTGGACGTTCACCTGACCACCGTGCGGGTCACCCGGCTGACCTACACCCAGGCCCAGGAACGGCTGGAGGCGGGCGAGGAACCCTTCGTCTCGCTGGCCCGCCTCGCCCGCGCGAGCCGCGAGCTGCGCGAGGGGGAGGGGGCACTCTCCATCGACCTGCCCGAGGTGCGGGTCAAGGCCGACGAACACGGCGCGGCCGTCCTGCCCCTGCCCAAGCCGGAGATGCGCTTCGTGGTGCAGGAGTGCATGACGCTGGCGGGGTGGGGGGCGGCCATCTATGCCGACGACCACAGCCTCGCGCTGCCCTTCGCCACCCAGGACGCCCCCACGCGGGAGGTGTGCGGCGATACCCTGCCCGCCCAGTGGGCGCGGCGCAAGACCCTGGCCCGCACCCGCTTTCAGCCCGCGCCGGGACCGCACCACGGGATGGGCCTCGACCTCTACGCGCAGGCGACCAGCCCGATGCGGCGCTACCTCGACCTGGTGGTGCACCAGCAACTGCGGGCGCACCTCACCGGGGGCGAGGCCCTGGGCGGCAAGGCGGTCGCGGGCCGCGTCGCGCAGGCGGGCATGAACGCCGACGCCACCCGGCAGGCCGAGCGCCTCAGCCGAAGGCACCACACCCTGCGCTTTGTCGCCGCCCAGCCGGAGCGCGAGTGGGACGCGGTCGTCGTGGACCGCCGGGGACCGCAGGCCACCCTGCTGATTCCGGAACTCGCCTTCGACGTGCCCGTCAGCACCCCCGCCGCTCCCGGTACTGCTCTGAAAGTGCGGCTGAGTGACGTGAATTTGCCCGCGCTGAGCGTGCGGGCACGGGTCGTCGGGTAA